The Saxibacter everestensis genome has a window encoding:
- a CDS encoding acyltransferase family protein, translating into MYATSEAAAGSAIDSRARQFPPVTDTRDRAVDLVRSASLFVVVLLHAMMVGVSVVDGDLSVGNAIADSGWFVPVSWLIQVMPLFFIVGGFASITSWRRMRARGASWTEYVNGRLQRLTVPAVVMISAVGLGLAIAQAAGMPADLLAEASLRIGQPLWFLAVYIGCSALVPIMSALHFRARRLTLLGLLIGVVGVDALRMGSGLDGFGYLNLAFVWLLIQQLGFVYADGWLEARSRRQLIVGLCASLAVLVVITGTGLYSADMLTNLNPPTVCLVLLGVGQLCLFGLIRPALNRWMANTSRQRAVTLLGDHAMTVYLWHMPVILAIVSVMIATRMPLPEPQSATWWVTRPLWLLTIAIVTFPVAMLLARVEASSGNAQWQSLLPARRLVRGWAPSAAGPLAVVLGIAGICTVLLAGFAPLLWTVVGAALLLASLNIMGGASGITRPGLPRPLG; encoded by the coding sequence ATGTACGCAACAAGTGAGGCTGCTGCCGGGTCGGCAATCGATAGCCGAGCCCGACAGTTTCCGCCGGTTACCGACACCAGGGATCGAGCCGTCGATCTGGTGCGTTCCGCCAGCCTCTTCGTGGTGGTGCTGCTGCACGCCATGATGGTCGGCGTCAGCGTCGTCGATGGTGACCTGTCAGTCGGGAACGCAATCGCAGATTCCGGCTGGTTCGTGCCGGTGAGCTGGTTGATTCAGGTTATGCCGCTGTTCTTTATCGTCGGCGGGTTCGCGAGCATCACCTCCTGGCGGCGGATGCGGGCACGAGGGGCGTCGTGGACGGAATACGTCAACGGGCGGCTGCAACGACTGACCGTTCCCGCCGTCGTGATGATCAGCGCGGTGGGGCTTGGCCTGGCGATAGCCCAGGCGGCGGGTATGCCGGCTGACCTGCTCGCGGAAGCCAGCCTCCGGATCGGCCAGCCGCTGTGGTTCCTCGCCGTTTACATCGGCTGTTCCGCGCTGGTCCCGATCATGTCGGCGTTGCACTTCCGAGCCCGTAGGCTGACCCTGCTCGGCCTTCTGATCGGAGTGGTCGGAGTCGACGCGCTGCGGATGGGCAGCGGTCTCGACGGGTTCGGCTACCTCAACCTGGCGTTCGTCTGGTTGCTGATCCAGCAACTGGGATTTGTCTACGCCGATGGCTGGCTGGAAGCCCGGTCCAGGCGTCAGCTGATCGTCGGCCTGTGTGCCTCGCTCGCGGTGCTCGTCGTCATCACCGGCACCGGCCTGTACTCGGCGGACATGCTGACCAACCTCAACCCCCCGACGGTCTGTCTGGTGCTGCTCGGGGTTGGGCAGCTCTGCCTTTTCGGGCTGATCCGTCCGGCGTTGAACCGGTGGATGGCGAACACCTCACGGCAGCGCGCCGTCACACTGCTTGGCGATCATGCGATGACGGTGTACCTGTGGCACATGCCAGTGATACTCGCCATCGTCAGCGTGATGATAGCCACCCGGATGCCGTTGCCGGAGCCGCAGTCGGCTACCTGGTGGGTGACCCGCCCGCTGTGGTTGCTGACGATCGCTATCGTGACGTTTCCGGTTGCCATGCTGCTGGCCCGGGTGGAGGCTTCGTCCGGCAATGCCCAATGGCAGAGCTTGCTTCCCGCGCGCCGGCTGGTCCGCGGCTGGGCGCCGAGCGCCGCCGGTCCGCTCGCTGTCGTACTCGGGATCGCTGGCATCTGCACCGTCCTGCTCGCGGGCTTCGCACCCCTGCTGTGGACAGTTGTAGGTGCGGCTCTTCTGCTCGCCTCGCTGAACATCATGGGCGGCGCGAGCGGGATCACCCGGCCGGGGTTACCAAGGCCTCTCGGCTGA
- a CDS encoding response regulator: MTISVVIADDQAMVRAGFAALLAAQDDIEVLGQAANGEEAVRISRQTRPDVVLMDIRMPVRDGLAATRLLLEPSPAVAHHPRVLMLTTFDVDDYVYDALRAGASGFLLKDAPPADLVSAVRVIASGEALLAPTVTRRLIEQFAQTPRSNRSSSPGALRLGELTEREREVLTLVARGKSNSEIAGDLFIAEQTAKTHVSKILGKLQVRDRVQAVVAAYDAGFVTPVSD; encoded by the coding sequence GTGACAATTTCGGTAGTGATCGCCGACGACCAGGCCATGGTGCGGGCAGGGTTTGCCGCGCTGCTTGCCGCGCAGGACGATATCGAGGTACTCGGCCAGGCCGCAAACGGCGAGGAGGCCGTGCGGATCTCCCGGCAGACCAGGCCGGACGTTGTGCTGATGGACATCCGGATGCCGGTGCGCGACGGTCTTGCGGCCACCCGGCTGCTGCTCGAGCCGTCTCCCGCGGTCGCGCACCATCCCAGGGTTCTGATGCTGACCACCTTCGACGTCGACGACTACGTCTATGACGCATTGCGGGCCGGTGCCAGCGGGTTCTTGCTCAAGGACGCGCCGCCGGCAGACCTGGTCTCGGCGGTCAGGGTGATCGCATCGGGCGAGGCTCTGCTTGCCCCAACCGTCACCCGCCGATTGATCGAACAGTTCGCACAGACTCCGCGGTCGAACCGCTCATCGTCGCCCGGCGCATTGCGGCTTGGCGAGCTGACCGAACGCGAACGCGAAGTTCTCACCCTCGTGGCCCGCGGCAAGTCGAACTCCGAAATCGCCGGCGACCTCTTCATCGCCGAACAGACCGCGAAGACCCACGTCAGCAAGATCCTTGGCAAGCTTCAGGTCCGGGATCGGGTGCAGGCAGTCGTTGCCGCCTACGATGCCGGTTTCGTCACCCCGGTCTCCGACTAG
- a CDS encoding histidine kinase, with the protein MRTERSKRPREHSSRISSTGWGWIITVLLSSTLFSISVPVLSYDYRVHIVPAFVLAFLQSGALPLAMRQPRIAIAASSTAALALGLVTQQSAGPPWPLPVAAMLTQLAIIALVSLRYHWSTAVTAWLAGVLATVLAVLAGFGHSAALAGAINNCVTFASLAGAILIVGVLIKQRQVIRSQLLVERRISAEEHARRTLIEEKNRVARELHDVVAHNMSVISVQASTAQYRLPGLDVDVRREFDEIAASSRQAMAEMRSLLTVLRATDEDSTDPELRPAPTLRQLPELISAAQRGGITVELVAAGAPEEFAVSHTVGTAGYRIIQEALSNVIRHAPGANTRISVAADQASLRLEVRNAAPPVPSPDRPEGRSTAEAGSGHGIRGMHERSKLVGGTVNTEHLPDGGFIVSAALPLAPEPSAGEPQSIPIRKT; encoded by the coding sequence GTGCGCACCGAAAGATCGAAGCGACCGCGCGAACACAGCAGCCGGATCAGCTCGACCGGTTGGGGCTGGATCATCACCGTCCTGCTCAGCTCGACCCTCTTCTCGATCAGTGTGCCGGTGCTCAGCTATGACTACCGCGTGCACATCGTGCCAGCTTTCGTGCTGGCGTTTCTGCAATCGGGTGCGCTGCCGCTGGCGATGCGACAGCCACGCATCGCCATCGCCGCGTCATCGACGGCGGCGTTGGCACTGGGGCTCGTCACCCAGCAGAGTGCCGGGCCACCCTGGCCGCTCCCCGTGGCGGCGATGCTCACCCAGCTGGCGATCATCGCCCTCGTCTCGCTGCGCTATCACTGGTCGACAGCCGTCACCGCCTGGCTAGCCGGCGTCCTGGCCACAGTTCTGGCCGTGCTTGCCGGATTTGGGCACTCCGCCGCTCTGGCCGGGGCGATCAACAACTGTGTGACCTTTGCCTCGCTGGCCGGAGCGATTCTGATCGTCGGCGTCCTGATCAAACAACGTCAGGTAATCAGATCGCAGCTCCTGGTTGAGCGCAGGATCAGCGCCGAAGAACACGCGCGGCGCACCCTGATCGAGGAGAAGAACAGGGTGGCCAGGGAGCTGCACGACGTGGTGGCACACAACATGTCGGTGATCAGCGTTCAAGCGTCAACGGCCCAGTACAGGCTGCCGGGGCTCGATGTCGATGTACGGCGGGAGTTTGACGAGATAGCGGCCTCGTCCAGGCAGGCAATGGCCGAGATGCGGAGCCTGCTTACAGTGCTGCGCGCCACCGATGAGGACAGCACGGACCCCGAACTGAGGCCGGCGCCCACCCTTCGACAGCTCCCCGAGCTGATATCCGCCGCGCAGCGAGGCGGGATCACGGTCGAGCTGGTGGCCGCCGGCGCGCCGGAGGAATTCGCGGTCAGTCATACGGTCGGAACGGCGGGCTACCGGATCATTCAGGAAGCGCTGAGCAACGTGATCCGGCACGCCCCGGGCGCCAACACCCGGATCAGCGTCGCCGCCGATCAGGCGTCGCTTAGGCTCGAGGTCAGAAACGCGGCGCCGCCGGTGCCGTCCCCGGATAGACCCGAAGGTCGCTCGACTGCCGAGGCCGGCAGCGGCCACGGGATCCGCGGAATGCACGAGCGGTCAAAGCTCGTCGGCGGCACGGTGAACACGGAGCATTTGCCGGACGGTGGCTTCATCGTGAGCGCTGCATTGCCACTGGCGCCGGAGCCGAGCGCCGGTGAACCGCAATCAATCCCGATCAGAAAGACGTGA